In the genome of Maribacter forsetii DSM 18668, the window GGGTAGATGCCTGCCAAAAAAGCAGTAAGTAAACTAAGTGCTATAATAAATACCCAGATACCATTTTCAAAAATGGAATGGAAAGAAATTGTTTTACCTGCTAATTGGTTAAAAGAAGGCAATAATACCCAAACCAATAGTACAGCCAAAATTGTGGATACTACGGTATAAAAAATGGCTTCTGCTAGAAACTGTTTTATAAGTTGAATTCGAGGAGAACCCAATACTTTTCGTATGCCAATTTCTTTACTTCTTTTAGCCGCTTGCGCCGTAGCTAAATTGACAAAATTAACGGAAGCCAATACAATAATAAAAAACGCAATGACCGCAAAAACGTATAAGTTTTTAATACTATTCTGCTCTGAGATAACCGATTCTATTTCTCCTGAATGTAAATGAATATCGGTTAGGGACTGTAGGTGTAAATCCCATTTGTTTCCGTTTTCCAAAAACTCCTCATAAGGTTGACCTATTCTGTCGAAAGCATTTGCTGCATGTACTCTTATCAATTCTGGAAACTGTGATTCTAAATGAGCAATTGCCGCTGGATTCGATGCGGCTTTTTCAGTCAATTTCACATAAGTAGCCACCTGTAACCATACCCAACTCCAGTTAAATCGTTTTACACTTTCAAAATTAGAGACAGGCACTAACATATCAAATTTTACAGATGCATGTAGATTGCTCATGTCCTCTAATACCCCAGTAACTTTCAATGGTTTCCTTTCATTACCATAGAAAAGAATTTTACCCAACGGATCAACATCTCCAAAATATTTCTTCGCAATACTTTTGGTGACAACTACACTATTCTTTTCTTGCAGACTGTTTTTTGAATCACCCTGTAACATTGGGTAACTTAACACCTCTAAAAAATTGGCGTCTACCGCATATACATTTTCTTCATTGAAGGTTTGTTTTTCGTCACCGTTAGCATATTCCAAAACATCTACGCCAGGTCTATAAATACGAGTATAACTTTCGATTTCAGGGAAATTGGCTACTAATGTTTCACCAGCGGGCGGAGGAGTGTACCCGGCATAAAACTCATCATCGCCCATTTTACCATTTAAATTGACACGATACACTTGGTCGGCATCATTAAAAAATTGGTCGTAACTTAATTCGTCGGTTACAAAAAGGGCTATCAAAATAACACAGGTCAACCCAATTGCCAATCCAGATATATTGATGATGCTATTGCTCTTATATCTAAATGCATTTCTAAAAGCTATTTTAAAATTGTTTTTAAACATAATTTTATTTTTTTTGATTGATGACTGTACGCAGACTAATACAACTGACCACTCGACTACGTACGAGTAGTCCACAAACTAGTTACTCTGACCGTAAACTCCTTACAGGATTTACCCTCGCTGCTTTGATCGCTTGAAAACTGATAGTCAATAAAGCTATTACTATGGATACCGCACCAGCTATAACAAATGCCCAAGCATTAATAGTTACACGATATGCATAACCTTCTAACCAGTTTTGCATCAGTAACCATGCAATGGGTATGGCGATGATTATTGCCATGAACACCAAGCGCATAAAATCTTTAGACAACAAGCCTACTATTCCTGTAATGCTAGAGCCTAATACTTTACGTAC includes:
- a CDS encoding ABC transporter permease, with translation MFKNNFKIAFRNAFRYKSNSIINISGLAIGLTCVILIALFVTDELSYDQFFNDADQVYRVNLNGKMGDDEFYAGYTPPPAGETLVANFPEIESYTRIYRPGVDVLEYANGDEKQTFNEENVYAVDANFLEVLSYPMLQGDSKNSLQEKNSVVVTKSIAKKYFGDVDPLGKILFYGNERKPLKVTGVLEDMSNLHASVKFDMLVPVSNFESVKRFNWSWVWLQVATYVKLTEKAASNPAAIAHLESQFPELIRVHAANAFDRIGQPYEEFLENGNKWDLHLQSLTDIHLHSGEIESVISEQNSIKNLYVFAVIAFFIIVLASVNFVNLATAQAAKRSKEIGIRKVLGSPRIQLIKQFLAEAIFYTVVSTILAVLLVWVLLPSFNQLAGKTISFHSIFENGIWVFIIALSLLTAFLAGIYPAFYLTSFKAVNVLKGISKVSNSKDSFIRNGLVVFQFTVAIIMIIATSIVYLQLNYTQNRDLGYDKENLLVLQNTEKLNSSEESFRSELETLSEVKSASISSGMLTRNSFGDFYFPEALNSDNNIAKDIILQSYLVDEHFISTLDLKLIEGRGFDTNFNDSLSVVLNEAAAKQIGWENPIGSMIQYPGGRMESYKVVGVLKDFNLESLHSHITPFALFSNTSGSYDTGVSYITLKVKSDNIGGLMSAIEKKWNVYQPTVPFEYSFLDDDLNAAYLSDQRQANLFGVFSFLTIFIACIGLLGLIAFTAQQKTKEIGIRKVLGASMIEIVQMLAREFVTVIIIAMLIATPVAWYFMDKWLQGFAYKIDIPWWVFLVSGGMALVIAMITMGFQAIKAAIVNPVKSLRTE